A genome region from Fervidobacterium changbaicum includes the following:
- the fliG gene encoding flagellar motor switch protein FliG, producing MAGKLTGRRKAAILLVTMGPERAAKVLKNLDESEVEMLTIEIANLGKVTNEERKAVLEEFQNLTKAREMIISGGIDYAKEMLIKAFGPEKAMQIIERLVSNLSVKPFEFMRNADVVQIVNFLQSEHPQTIALVLSFLDPRIAAQVLGALPENLQLEVIKRISLLERASPDVVKEVEKLLEKKFAGVATQTLSAVGGLDTAAEIMNNLGRSTEKNIMERLTYEAPELAEEIRRRMFVFEDILKLDDRSVQLVLREVNMQDLAVALKGASEELKQKIFNNMSKRAQQLLKDEIEFMGPVRVKDVEEAQQKIINIIRRLEEAGEIVIARGGGEELIT from the coding sequence ATGGCTGGAAAGTTAACAGGAAGGCGTAAGGCAGCCATACTATTGGTGACGATGGGACCAGAAAGGGCGGCAAAAGTGCTTAAGAACCTTGATGAGTCGGAAGTTGAGATGTTAACCATAGAGATAGCCAATCTTGGTAAGGTGACAAACGAGGAACGCAAAGCTGTCTTGGAAGAATTCCAAAACCTCACCAAAGCACGGGAAATGATAATAAGTGGCGGTATTGATTACGCAAAGGAGATGCTTATAAAAGCTTTTGGACCTGAAAAGGCTATGCAGATAATCGAAAGGCTTGTATCGAATTTGTCCGTGAAGCCATTCGAATTCATGCGAAATGCTGATGTTGTTCAAATCGTGAACTTCCTACAGTCTGAGCACCCACAAACAATTGCTCTTGTTCTCAGTTTCCTTGACCCGCGAATTGCCGCTCAAGTCTTAGGTGCGCTTCCCGAAAATCTACAGCTCGAAGTTATTAAGAGGATATCACTTTTGGAGCGTGCGTCTCCGGACGTTGTTAAAGAAGTGGAAAAGTTGCTTGAGAAGAAGTTTGCCGGTGTTGCGACGCAAACGCTCAGTGCAGTTGGCGGTTTGGACACAGCAGCTGAGATTATGAACAACTTAGGTAGGTCGACTGAGAAAAATATTATGGAGAGACTTACTTATGAGGCACCTGAATTAGCCGAAGAGATCAGAAGAAGAATGTTCGTCTTCGAGGACATACTGAAACTCGACGATAGGTCCGTTCAGCTTGTTTTGAGGGAAGTGAACATGCAAGACCTTGCAGTAGCTTTAAAAGGAGCTTCTGAAGAGCTAAAGCAAAAGATATTCAATAACATGTCTAAACGTGCTCAACAGCTGCTCAAAGACGAAATAGAGTTCATGGGTCCCGTTCGAGTGAAAGATGTTGAGGAAGCGCAGCAAAAGATTATAAACATAATAAGAAGACTCGAAGAGGCTGGAGAAATCGTGATTGCCAGAGGTGGAGGAGAAGAGCTAATCACTTAG
- a CDS encoding AAA family ATPase codes for MLIKKAHIDGFGKFINAAFKFGPGLNVVYGPNESGKTTLAKFLLYTLSKPTNEAIKFKPWGHEVFGGYLETSDGTYVFGEDSGEVQKYDLNLIENVAFLMEDDELETVKIDRGILESRLKKKTEKTSEGRILREAIKRIQTLDMNSCLNVISGQIRDTEEKISIIGENIKRKNSLFLKVQNLQRRIKDVQQQIVNLENRLEELRTTRKSELEAKISQLRRNIEVVELELSKYSWIESVDIGAVEEAQNLIYRLNSIKAQLETLEFEEKKVNEVIQKKNKDIGERLRQLGASSIDDLESVGLRLKHLSLLAKMYSERVGNMTDEDPLWRFFLENENILERAEEEEQRFREALSEIESTKMSLQNEIERNEQISKYSKDLSIVSASAGVVLFVLGLLFKSISIFMYVPAAVFLAVAVFLMLNWKRKTALVEILQERLVEISMNQPQQPSIWKVLSGYGITNIRQLRKKYTEFLEWRAQNLERQRQLNELKDIEQEIIRELNKFGVSGAAQMIVSAVENLQRIFSEVQEIVYEKESLERKLSQLRGEYLSIQKEYKAIAEALDEILNRFGITKEDVENFKSQFERYQELKGTKKTLTTELQKALEEKENEDVQPSISETKATLRELSSLKDSLLRELEEVKGLYQSIDVDSSHLQQLLRKLDELKLKARIMSSIINEIPEVNRFLNERLMSFVENYHKLFSDEFARLFTRLAGAEKKFLVLPDLSVRLIIEGDMKNPEEFLSGSTKDLMVFCIKNALYKAFYDDGLPLVIDNTLIRLDDERLERVCKYLDEEAELRQIILLTSDRREYLNFSVTRKTSYSWRDDRCTSGFF; via the coding sequence ATGCTTATAAAAAAAGCCCACATAGATGGCTTTGGAAAGTTTATCAATGCAGCATTCAAATTTGGACCCGGATTGAATGTTGTGTATGGTCCAAATGAGAGTGGGAAGACCACGCTGGCAAAGTTTTTGCTATACACACTCTCAAAGCCTACAAACGAGGCGATCAAATTTAAACCCTGGGGGCATGAAGTTTTCGGTGGTTATCTTGAAACTTCTGACGGGACTTATGTGTTTGGTGAAGACAGTGGAGAGGTGCAAAAGTACGACCTGAATTTAATTGAAAACGTGGCATTCTTAATGGAGGATGATGAACTTGAAACAGTGAAAATAGACAGGGGAATTTTGGAAAGCAGACTTAAGAAAAAGACCGAGAAAACCTCTGAAGGTCGTATTCTGAGAGAAGCGATAAAGAGAATTCAAACGCTTGACATGAATAGCTGCCTTAATGTTATTTCAGGACAAATTAGGGACACAGAAGAAAAGATATCGATTATTGGGGAGAATATAAAAAGAAAGAACTCCTTGTTCCTGAAGGTACAAAATTTACAGAGGCGTATCAAAGATGTTCAACAGCAGATTGTGAACTTAGAGAACAGACTGGAAGAATTGAGAACTACCAGAAAATCAGAGCTTGAGGCTAAAATATCGCAACTAAGGCGAAATATTGAGGTTGTTGAATTGGAATTGTCGAAATATTCATGGATTGAATCAGTTGATATTGGTGCCGTTGAGGAAGCTCAAAATCTCATTTACAGGTTGAACTCCATCAAAGCTCAACTGGAAACATTGGAGTTCGAGGAAAAGAAAGTGAACGAAGTGATTCAGAAGAAGAACAAGGATATAGGAGAAAGGCTTAGGCAACTTGGAGCTTCTTCCATTGATGATTTGGAAAGCGTCGGACTTCGATTAAAGCACCTTTCACTGCTTGCTAAGATGTATAGTGAGCGAGTTGGAAATATGACCGATGAAGATCCACTTTGGAGGTTTTTCCTGGAAAATGAGAACATCTTGGAACGGGCAGAGGAAGAAGAGCAGAGATTCAGAGAAGCTCTTAGTGAGATCGAATCTACAAAAATGAGTTTGCAGAACGAAATAGAAAGGAATGAACAGATATCTAAGTACTCGAAGGATTTGTCGATAGTTTCTGCCAGTGCTGGTGTTGTGTTGTTTGTCCTTGGACTTCTTTTCAAGAGTATTTCTATTTTCATGTATGTCCCTGCAGCTGTTTTCCTTGCAGTTGCAGTGTTTCTTATGTTGAACTGGAAAAGAAAAACAGCGCTTGTGGAGATCCTTCAAGAACGCTTAGTCGAGATTTCGATGAACCAGCCACAGCAACCATCCATCTGGAAGGTACTTTCTGGATACGGTATAACGAATATCAGACAACTAAGAAAAAAATACACAGAGTTCTTAGAATGGAGAGCGCAGAATTTAGAAAGGCAAAGGCAACTCAATGAGCTGAAAGATATAGAACAAGAGATCATAAGAGAGCTCAATAAATTTGGAGTATCAGGTGCGGCGCAGATGATAGTTTCAGCTGTTGAGAATCTGCAAAGAATATTTAGTGAGGTTCAGGAAATCGTATACGAGAAAGAATCACTTGAAAGAAAACTTTCACAATTGCGCGGAGAGTATCTATCGATTCAAAAAGAATACAAAGCAATTGCAGAAGCGCTTGATGAGATTTTAAATAGGTTTGGAATAACCAAAGAAGATGTCGAAAACTTCAAGTCTCAATTTGAGCGTTATCAGGAACTCAAAGGTACGAAAAAGACGTTAACTACTGAATTACAAAAGGCACTGGAAGAAAAAGAGAACGAAGACGTTCAACCTTCGATAAGCGAGACGAAGGCAACGCTTCGTGAACTTTCCTCACTAAAGGATTCTCTCCTAAGAGAACTTGAAGAAGTTAAAGGACTCTACCAGAGCATTGATGTTGATTCCAGCCACCTTCAGCAGTTACTCCGAAAGTTAGATGAGCTTAAGTTGAAAGCACGGATAATGTCCAGCATAATCAACGAAATACCGGAGGTAAATAGATTCCTCAACGAAAGACTTATGAGCTTTGTTGAAAACTACCATAAGTTATTCAGTGATGAGTTTGCTCGATTATTTACAAGGCTTGCCGGTGCTGAAAAGAAATTCTTAGTCCTACCAGATCTGTCCGTGAGACTGATTATTGAAGGTGATATGAAGAATCCGGAGGAATTCTTGAGCGGTTCTACGAAAGACCTTATGGTGTTCTGTATAAAGAACGCACTTTATAAGGCCTTTTACGACGATGGCTTACCGTTAGTTATAGATAACACGTTGATTCGCTTAGATGATGAAAGGTTAGAAAGGGTGTGCAAGTATCTGGATGAAGAAGCTGAATTAAGGCAGATAATACTTTTAACAAGCGATAGAAGAGAATACTTGAATTTTTCAGTAACAAGAAAAACGTCATACTCTTGGAGGGATGATAGATGTACAAGCGGGTTCTTTTAA
- the plsX gene encoding phosphate acyltransferase PlsX: MIRVALDVMGGDKAPEEIKAGALMFAEELKKAKKNIHLILIGTESALSDLRNHRLSDYFTLEIVRDYLPMDIKPTEALRRKESSMYIGAQLLKEHKVDAFVSAGNTGALLAYATLVVGRLSGIDRPALAVPIPSLNGFTVLIDGGANAEVRPDYLVQFAAMGVEYARTLGKSSPKVGLLNVGTEENKGTDMHKLAYQMLREKLGPAFHGNVEGNDINLGTVDVVVTDGFTGNVALKTMEGVAKLISHTIKSEAKKGIDGLIGALLFSRVLKKLKQKLDPRTYGGTFFLGVDGIVVKAHGNSDRVAIKNALKVAVQGVEKDLIKNLEAQLERWK, encoded by the coding sequence ATGATTCGCGTAGCCTTGGATGTAATGGGTGGAGACAAAGCGCCGGAAGAAATAAAAGCCGGCGCTTTAATGTTTGCCGAAGAACTGAAAAAAGCTAAGAAAAACATCCATCTAATACTGATCGGTACAGAAAGCGCTTTATCCGATCTGAGAAATCACAGACTTTCAGACTACTTTACGCTGGAAATCGTAAGAGACTACCTCCCTATGGATATAAAGCCCACCGAAGCGCTTCGTAGAAAAGAAAGTTCCATGTACATTGGTGCTCAACTGCTCAAAGAACATAAAGTAGATGCATTTGTAAGTGCCGGTAATACAGGAGCACTACTTGCTTACGCAACACTTGTCGTTGGCAGATTGAGCGGAATAGACCGCCCGGCTTTGGCAGTTCCCATCCCATCTCTCAATGGCTTTACAGTTTTGATAGACGGCGGGGCGAATGCGGAAGTTCGTCCAGATTACTTAGTGCAGTTTGCTGCAATGGGTGTAGAATACGCAAGGACACTTGGAAAAAGTTCTCCCAAGGTTGGACTACTGAACGTTGGAACTGAAGAGAACAAAGGTACCGATATGCATAAATTAGCCTATCAGATGTTAAGAGAAAAACTCGGTCCCGCATTCCACGGAAACGTTGAAGGGAATGATATAAACCTTGGGACTGTTGATGTTGTTGTTACGGATGGATTCACTGGGAACGTTGCGCTGAAAACAATGGAAGGTGTGGCAAAGCTTATCTCTCACACAATAAAATCGGAAGCAAAGAAAGGCATTGATGGTTTGATTGGTGCTTTACTTTTTTCCCGAGTTTTGAAAAAACTAAAGCAAAAGTTGGATCCAAGAACCTACGGGGGAACATTTTTCTTGGGAGTAGATGGAATAGTAGTTAAGGCTCACGGGAATTCCGATAGAGTGGCTATAAAAAATGCACTGAAAGTTGCGGTGCAAGGTGTAGAAAAAGATTTAATTAAGAATTTGGAAGCTCAATTAGAGAGGTGGAAGTAA
- the fliF gene encoding flagellar basal-body MS-ring/collar protein FliF — MDWFRKFLDWFTKLPQKWKELPKSQKLIIGIVAVSVIMAIIFLTIINAPKYVLLLTAKSEEDAGPVLQQLESLGIPYKVEAGNRILIPSNYNVYEVRMRLASAGVLSGTTRGFEILDQTSLGATSFDKQVRYQIALQGELERTISTIQGVDSARVVLTLPKYTYYVRGEMSEPRASVMVVMKPGYSLTKEQVRGIVSLVQGAVEGIKPENIKVIDQRGQDLTSLVNLDTSTALASTKMELKVNLENYYKQKIKIPLENVFGPGRVEVIPDIRLNWEKIEKQITTYTAPNKKEGLVRSKETEQEFSTNQPTTGGPVGTESNIPPTTYETTSSSGQTSYQKSHEIINYELNQIVENIVKNSEGEIENITLSVIIDSSSTVLEKASKDQVEKLISSIIQKSIDANTPEGSVTYAVAFLPFSREIQEEFYKQIQTTTELQKLRTRLILILLASVLIFFATYLGLIQLKKVKARKLMEQRYRALQEEAQRTLEAITEEEIPAGAEEEALLEQLKAYLQQVAETTPEDVATVLKVWIAEKG, encoded by the coding sequence ATGGATTGGTTTAGGAAATTCTTGGACTGGTTTACAAAGCTACCTCAGAAGTGGAAGGAACTGCCAAAATCTCAAAAGTTGATAATTGGTATCGTGGCCGTTTCGGTTATAATGGCCATAATTTTTCTTACTATTATTAATGCTCCCAAGTATGTGCTACTGCTTACAGCTAAGAGCGAGGAAGATGCAGGACCTGTTCTGCAACAACTTGAATCTTTGGGAATTCCGTATAAAGTAGAAGCAGGCAACAGGATATTGATACCTTCAAATTACAATGTCTACGAAGTACGTATGCGTCTTGCATCTGCCGGGGTACTTTCTGGTACGACGCGTGGGTTTGAGATTTTAGACCAGACGAGTCTTGGCGCAACGAGTTTTGATAAGCAGGTCAGGTACCAAATTGCACTTCAAGGTGAACTAGAAAGAACGATTTCTACAATTCAAGGTGTTGACAGCGCAAGGGTGGTTCTGACTTTACCAAAGTATACTTACTACGTCCGTGGCGAGATGTCCGAACCAAGAGCTTCGGTCATGGTTGTGATGAAGCCAGGTTACTCTTTGACGAAAGAACAAGTAAGGGGAATTGTTTCGCTGGTTCAAGGAGCCGTCGAGGGAATTAAACCGGAGAATATCAAGGTAATCGACCAAAGAGGGCAAGATTTGACGAGTTTGGTTAATTTGGATACTTCTACTGCGCTTGCCTCAACGAAGATGGAGTTGAAGGTGAATTTAGAGAATTATTACAAGCAAAAGATAAAAATCCCTCTGGAGAATGTCTTTGGACCAGGACGTGTTGAGGTTATTCCCGATATTAGGTTGAACTGGGAGAAGATAGAAAAACAAATAACTACGTATACCGCACCGAACAAGAAAGAGGGACTTGTGAGAAGTAAAGAAACCGAGCAGGAATTCTCAACGAACCAGCCGACAACAGGTGGACCTGTTGGAACTGAATCGAATATCCCCCCAACAACCTATGAAACAACTTCTTCTTCAGGTCAAACTTCTTATCAAAAGAGCCATGAAATAATTAACTACGAACTCAACCAGATAGTTGAAAATATTGTGAAAAATTCGGAAGGAGAGATAGAAAATATTACGCTTTCTGTGATTATTGATTCCTCATCTACCGTCCTCGAGAAAGCTTCAAAAGACCAAGTTGAGAAGCTCATTAGCTCGATCATTCAAAAGAGCATAGATGCGAATACACCGGAAGGTTCTGTGACATATGCAGTTGCGTTCTTACCGTTCAGCAGGGAAATTCAAGAGGAATTCTACAAGCAAATTCAAACCACCACAGAATTGCAGAAACTGAGAACTCGACTTATTCTTATATTGTTAGCGTCTGTTCTTATATTCTTTGCAACCTACCTTGGGCTGATACAACTCAAGAAAGTAAAGGCAAGAAAATTGATGGAACAAAGGTACAGGGCACTTCAGGAAGAAGCACAACGAACTTTGGAAGCAATTACGGAAGAGGAAATACCAGCAGGTGCAGAGGAAGAAGCACTTTTGGAACAACTCAAGGCCTACTTACAACAAGTTGCTGAGACAACACCTGAAGATGTGGCCACGGTTTTGAAAGTCTGGATAGCGGAGAAAGGATGA
- the rpmF gene encoding 50S ribosomal protein L32, translated as MAVPKQKRSRSRTHHKRAKIYRAFSVAVTTCPNCGAPKQPHRVCLNCGYYGKKQVFEVAK; from the coding sequence ATGGCAGTACCAAAGCAGAAGCGTTCAAGAAGCAGAACACATCACAAAAGAGCCAAGATTTACAGAGCTTTCAGCGTTGCAGTAACAACATGCCCAAACTGTGGAGCACCAAAACAACCACACAGAGTCTGTTTGAATTGCGGTTACTACGGAAAGAAGCAGGTGTTTGAGGTAGCGAAATGA
- the pyrH gene encoding UMP kinase yields the protein MYKRVLLKLSGEVLSGEAQKGFSEEHVNYLIKEIKSVSEYGVKLGIVIGAGNLFRGRDFEGLRPTISDQIGMLGTVINALYLKDRFENEGIKTVVVSQIVTLPSVKLINYDDIDLYFDAGYIVIFAGGTSNPFFTTDTGAALRAVEMKAELLIKGTKVSGIYDKDPKIYNDAVKYNVITYDEAIEKNLKIMDTEAFSICKRYQMKILVMNFFEDNNLLRAIRGENVGTLVIPSK from the coding sequence ATGTACAAGCGGGTTCTTTTAAAGCTTAGTGGGGAGGTACTCAGTGGGGAAGCGCAAAAAGGGTTTAGTGAGGAACACGTCAATTATCTAATCAAGGAGATAAAGTCCGTTTCTGAGTACGGTGTGAAACTGGGAATTGTGATTGGTGCGGGTAACCTTTTTAGAGGTAGAGATTTCGAAGGATTGAGGCCAACGATATCAGACCAAATAGGTATGCTCGGAACGGTTATCAATGCACTTTATTTGAAGGATAGATTTGAGAACGAAGGAATTAAAACTGTCGTTGTTTCTCAGATTGTTACTTTGCCAAGTGTGAAGTTGATAAATTACGACGATATAGATCTCTACTTCGATGCAGGATACATTGTTATTTTTGCAGGCGGGACAAGCAACCCGTTCTTTACAACGGATACTGGTGCAGCGCTTAGGGCCGTTGAGATGAAAGCGGAACTGTTGATAAAGGGTACAAAAGTTTCCGGAATTTACGACAAGGATCCGAAAATTTACAACGATGCCGTAAAATACAATGTTATCACTTACGACGAAGCCATCGAGAAGAATTTGAAAATAATGGATACAGAGGCGTTTTCTATCTGCAAAAGGTACCAGATGAAAATTCTTGTTATGAACTTTTTTGAGGATAACAACTTACTTAGAGCAATCCGTGGTGAGAACGTAGGAACGCTTGTTATACCAAGTAAATAA
- a CDS encoding PolC-type DNA polymerase III, with translation MTWDDNVYCAVDIETTGIDPSGGDRIIEIAIIPIYKGKIVKEWIYTSLVNPKVSIQTYAQSVHKISTRDIQSAPGLDEVLAVVRKYSRDTILVFHNARFDLTFLDYAAKEVGQLPLDVYYIDTLEISKTLYGRGKKLETLALEMGIQQKVTHRAYDDAMVTASVFIRFFDIFGWERIHEFLRRWMGREY, from the coding sequence GTGACATGGGATGACAATGTGTACTGCGCGGTTGATATAGAGACCACAGGTATTGATCCATCCGGTGGGGATCGTATTATTGAAATTGCAATAATTCCAATATACAAGGGCAAGATTGTAAAAGAGTGGATTTACACATCCCTGGTGAACCCGAAAGTAAGTATACAAACTTACGCGCAGAGTGTGCACAAAATTTCTACAAGGGACATTCAAAGCGCACCAGGACTAGACGAGGTGCTGGCTGTTGTTAGAAAATATTCCAGGGACACTATACTTGTTTTCCACAATGCGCGCTTTGATTTGACATTTCTTGATTATGCGGCTAAAGAAGTTGGGCAATTGCCGTTGGATGTTTACTACATAGATACCTTGGAGATTTCAAAGACGTTGTACGGCAGAGGAAAAAAGCTTGAAACGTTGGCATTAGAGATGGGCATCCAACAAAAGGTTACACATCGAGCGTACGATGATGCAATGGTGACAGCAAGCGTATTCATTAGGTTTTTCGATATTTTTGGTTGGGAAAGGATCCACGAGTTTCTAAGACGGTGGATGGGGAGGGAATATTGA
- a CDS encoding PhoH family protein — protein sequence MVKNYVLDTNVLIHDPEAIYSFEDNNVFVPLPVIEELDKLKKEQGRVGRSARAAIRVLEELRNRGNLHDGVKLNNGGRLIIPVLSESDFDRHQVKFLFEKYVDNWILSYAMFLRTTRTEPTIIVSKDISLRLKALAIGLDAEDYLTDKSDLSMLPVGYISADSLSKLNIPGLYVNEYIECNEGYFRFDGQDFVEINSKMKIFGITPRNKEQLFALDALINDELKLVSLIGIAGTGKTFLALAAALEKTLVEGVYERVIVARPLIPMGGKDIGYLPGALEEKISPWMSGVMDNLEYLCRLNSVSLKDLMKKEIIELEALTYIRGRSIPKQFIIIDEAQNLTPLEVKTILTRAGEGTKVVLTGDPYQIDTPYLDESSNGLVYAASRFLGKPIAAHVFLKKGERSELASLAAELL from the coding sequence ATGGTGAAAAATTACGTGCTTGATACAAATGTTTTAATACACGATCCAGAGGCTATATATTCATTTGAGGATAACAACGTTTTTGTGCCACTTCCTGTTATTGAAGAGTTGGATAAGCTGAAAAAGGAACAAGGGCGAGTTGGAAGAAGTGCAAGGGCAGCGATAAGAGTTTTGGAAGAGCTTCGAAACAGGGGAAATTTGCACGACGGTGTTAAGTTGAACAACGGTGGACGGTTGATAATCCCAGTACTGAGTGAGAGCGATTTTGATAGGCATCAGGTAAAATTTTTATTTGAAAAGTACGTTGACAACTGGATATTAAGTTATGCAATGTTTCTAAGAACTACCAGGACAGAACCTACCATAATAGTTTCAAAAGATATAAGCCTGCGTTTGAAAGCTTTGGCAATCGGTTTGGATGCAGAAGACTATTTAACAGACAAAAGCGACCTTTCTATGTTGCCTGTAGGTTACATCTCAGCTGATTCTTTATCAAAGCTGAACATTCCCGGTTTGTACGTCAATGAGTATATTGAGTGTAACGAAGGATATTTCAGATTTGATGGGCAAGACTTTGTTGAGATAAATTCGAAGATGAAAATCTTTGGTATTACTCCCAGGAACAAGGAACAACTCTTTGCGTTAGATGCGTTGATCAACGATGAGTTAAAACTTGTCTCTCTGATCGGTATAGCCGGGACTGGAAAAACGTTTCTTGCACTTGCCGCAGCATTAGAAAAGACGCTTGTGGAAGGTGTGTACGAACGCGTGATTGTTGCAAGGCCACTCATCCCTATGGGAGGGAAGGACATCGGATACCTTCCAGGTGCCCTTGAGGAGAAGATCTCGCCTTGGATGAGTGGAGTTATGGACAACCTCGAATATCTGTGCAGACTTAACAGCGTAAGTTTAAAGGATTTGATGAAAAAGGAAATAATAGAACTTGAGGCTTTAACATACATAAGAGGGAGGTCTATACCTAAGCAGTTCATAATCATTGATGAAGCACAAAATTTAACTCCGTTGGAAGTCAAGACAATACTCACACGAGCTGGAGAAGGTACAAAAGTTGTTTTGACAGGCGATCCGTATCAAATAGACACTCCCTATTTGGACGAAAGTAGCAATGGTTTAGTTTACGCAGCCTCGAGATTTCTAGGGAAGCCAATAGCTGCCCACGTTTTCTTGAAGAAAGGTGAAAGGTCAGAATTAGCAAGCCTTGCTGCTGAATTGCTGTAG
- a CDS encoding YceD family protein, giving the protein MWKVNLKDLIKERRRVIEGIYAPEFVELHTGTYKVLHGGFKVKMVLTYADNKVLLGGYARGYVERPCDRCLKLSEMYIDGIIEAVYTFEKKPLQKNEELKDLSNEILLVGDIIDLEERIVEGIVSSAPDVFVCSPDCKGLCPYCGADLNEEPEHKCKASEEKNIDPRFEILLKIKHTQEG; this is encoded by the coding sequence ATGTGGAAAGTTAATTTGAAAGATCTGATAAAAGAACGCAGAAGAGTGATAGAAGGTATATACGCTCCAGAGTTCGTGGAGCTCCACACGGGGACATACAAAGTTCTACACGGTGGTTTCAAAGTGAAAATGGTCCTTACCTACGCCGATAACAAAGTACTGCTTGGTGGTTACGCTCGTGGTTATGTTGAGCGACCATGCGACCGATGTTTAAAACTTTCAGAAATGTACATTGACGGAATTATAGAAGCAGTGTATACTTTTGAGAAGAAACCTCTCCAAAAGAACGAGGAACTTAAAGATCTATCTAACGAAATCTTACTGGTTGGTGATATAATAGACCTTGAGGAACGAATCGTTGAAGGTATTGTCAGTAGTGCACCTGACGTTTTCGTTTGCAGTCCAGATTGTAAAGGTCTTTGTCCATATTGTGGTGCAGATTTGAATGAGGAACCGGAACATAAATGCAAAGCTTCTGAAGAAAAAAACATCGATCCAAGGTTTGAAATATTACTGAAAATAAAGCATACACAGGAGGGATAA